In Aurantimicrobium minutum, the following proteins share a genomic window:
- a CDS encoding GDP-mannose 4,6-dehydratase — MHKALITGITGQTGSYLAQEFSEIGWEVHGLSTGALPHGKMPGVYLHELDLLDRAATQKKIHEILPDVVINLAAVSSVSTSWENPLLTFDTNVMPVVNILDTISKIEIERFHKISFIQASSSEIFGLSTCVPIVEQSKLSPSNPYGASKAAAHVITNSYKASGINASNAILFNHESPRRPETFVTRKITKGVARISKGLQDKIMLGDITVSRDWGWAPDYAHALRLMAESPNPRDYVIATGEAHTIEEFVQIAFGCIGISDWNKYVEIDPTLIRKTESKIVVGNAELIRNDLGWKPRVLFPEMIKRMVLADLEQINQE; from the coding sequence ATGCACAAAGCACTTATTACTGGAATTACCGGACAAACAGGAAGCTACCTAGCTCAGGAGTTCTCAGAAATCGGCTGGGAAGTACACGGATTGTCAACCGGAGCGTTACCTCACGGAAAAATGCCTGGTGTCTATCTCCATGAACTTGACTTGCTGGATAGGGCAGCAACACAAAAAAAAATACACGAGATACTTCCAGATGTTGTTATCAACCTTGCTGCGGTGAGTTCTGTTTCAACTTCTTGGGAAAATCCACTACTCACCTTCGATACAAACGTGATGCCTGTGGTGAATATCCTCGACACAATTTCCAAAATAGAAATTGAACGTTTTCACAAAATTTCATTTATTCAGGCTTCAAGTTCTGAAATTTTTGGATTATCCACTTGTGTTCCGATTGTAGAACAATCCAAACTTAGCCCCTCGAACCCATACGGTGCCTCTAAAGCTGCAGCACATGTCATCACGAATTCATACAAGGCAAGTGGAATAAACGCGTCAAACGCTATTTTGTTCAATCACGAATCGCCCAGACGACCTGAAACCTTCGTAACAAGAAAAATCACTAAGGGCGTAGCAAGAATTTCAAAAGGCCTTCAAGACAAAATAATGCTCGGAGACATAACTGTTTCTCGTGACTGGGGTTGGGCGCCCGATTACGCACACGCACTTCGGCTTATGGCTGAGAGCCCCAATCCAAGAGATTATGTAATTGCAACTGGCGAAGCACACACAATTGAAGAATTTGTTCAAATTGCATTCGGGTGCATCGGAATTTCTGATTGGAATAAATATGTAGAAATTGATCCCACATTAATCAGAAAAACTGAAAGCAAAATTGTTGTTGGTAATGCAGAGTTAATTCGTAATGATCTTGGCTGGAAACCAAGAGTTTTATTCCCAGAAATGATAAAGCGGATGGTCCTTGCTGATTTAGAACAAATAAATCAGGAATGA
- a CDS encoding GDP-mannose 4,6-dehydratase, whose product MPTALITGITGQDGLYLAELLLSKKYEVYGLIRGQNNPKLDLVRNTLPEVKLITGDLTDVASLVRVLEISNPDEIYNLGAISFVAYSWENASLTSDVTGKGVLNILEATRLFAGDDIEKVRFYQASSSEMFGKVQAVPQTESTLLWPRSPYGVAKTFGHYMTINYRESYGMHASSGILFNHESPRRGPEFVTRKISQSVARIHLGLQSEIILGNLDAKRDWGFAGDYVDAMWRMLQQPQGDDYVVSTGEAHSIKEFLNEAFAVVGISDWSKYVKQDSKFMRPAEVDLLIGNATKAKEVLGWEPKVSFSELVQMMVESDVAQQQDLKT is encoded by the coding sequence ATGCCAACCGCACTTATTACCGGAATAACTGGTCAGGATGGCCTTTACCTTGCAGAGCTTCTTCTCTCCAAAAAGTATGAGGTTTACGGTCTAATCCGGGGTCAGAACAATCCCAAACTTGATTTAGTAAGGAATACCCTTCCTGAAGTTAAGTTAATTACTGGCGATCTCACAGACGTGGCATCTTTGGTTAGAGTCCTAGAAATCTCAAATCCTGATGAAATTTATAACTTAGGTGCTATTTCTTTTGTTGCTTACTCCTGGGAAAATGCAAGCCTTACCTCTGACGTTACTGGCAAAGGTGTTCTAAACATTCTTGAGGCGACACGCTTATTCGCCGGTGATGACATTGAAAAAGTGCGTTTCTACCAAGCTTCGAGCTCAGAAATGTTTGGCAAAGTTCAAGCAGTTCCTCAAACAGAGTCCACTCTTCTGTGGCCACGCTCGCCCTATGGTGTAGCAAAAACTTTTGGACACTACATGACCATCAACTACAGGGAATCTTACGGCATGCATGCGTCAAGTGGGATTCTGTTCAATCATGAATCTCCAAGAAGGGGACCTGAATTCGTAACCCGTAAAATTTCTCAATCCGTGGCTAGAATTCATCTCGGTCTTCAATCAGAAATTATCCTTGGCAACCTAGATGCAAAGCGAGATTGGGGCTTCGCGGGTGACTACGTCGACGCTATGTGGAGAATGCTTCAACAGCCACAAGGAGATGACTACGTAGTTTCAACTGGAGAGGCTCATTCGATCAAAGAATTCCTCAACGAAGCATTTGCTGTGGTGGGCATATCGGACTGGAGTAAATACGTCAAACAGGATTCCAAATTCATGCGCCCCGCTGAAGTGGATCTTCTGATTGGTAACGCTACAAAAGCCAAAGAGGTTCTAGGCTGGGAGCCTAAGGTGTCCTTCTCCGAGCTTGTACAAATGATGGTTGAGAGCGATGTGGCTCAGCAACAAGATTTGAAAACTTGA
- a CDS encoding ABC transporter permease has product MKMFFLDMVNARELLLNLTLREVRGKYKRTVFGQLWSFANPLALMLVYTFVFSIVFKIQPAPGDPSGLSAFPLWLLCGLLPWLFFATSVTTGTASLVANAGLIQKVYFFRAVLPVSSILAAGYNWLFEMGILIIVLLLFGAKLWIWLPLIILTMVLLAIFAAGIAMMLSIANAYFRDVEHFLVLILQIWFFLNPIMYPMSLVQTQSDKVGPLLGTNITIYDLYQWNPMERFIVVFRELLYDNRMPSADSLIFILLASLISFAAGLLIFRKNEPKLAEVL; this is encoded by the coding sequence ATGAAAATGTTCTTCCTCGACATGGTCAATGCACGTGAACTTCTGCTAAATCTGACGCTTCGCGAGGTACGAGGAAAATACAAACGAACTGTCTTTGGTCAATTGTGGTCATTTGCAAATCCACTGGCACTAATGCTCGTTTACACTTTTGTTTTCTCAATTGTTTTTAAAATTCAACCCGCGCCCGGCGATCCAAGTGGATTATCAGCATTTCCGCTATGGCTTTTGTGCGGTCTTTTGCCTTGGCTATTTTTTGCAACTTCCGTCACCACAGGAACAGCTTCGCTAGTAGCAAATGCGGGTTTGATTCAAAAAGTTTACTTTTTCAGAGCTGTTCTTCCGGTTTCTTCAATTCTGGCAGCCGGGTATAACTGGCTTTTTGAAATGGGAATCTTGATTATTGTGCTTTTGCTTTTTGGGGCAAAACTATGGATATGGCTCCCACTAATCATTTTGACAATGGTGCTGCTTGCCATTTTTGCTGCAGGCATCGCAATGATGTTGTCAATTGCAAATGCATATTTCAGAGACGTAGAGCATTTTTTGGTACTGATTCTCCAAATTTGGTTTTTCTTAAATCCCATAATGTACCCAATGAGCCTGGTGCAAACCCAGTCAGATAAAGTTGGACCTCTACTGGGCACAAACATAACCATTTATGATTTGTATCAATGGAACCCTATGGAGCGGTTTATCGTTGTTTTTAGAGAGTTGTTATACGACAACAGGATGCCTTCAGCCGACAGCCTCATCTTTATCCTTTTGGCTTCGTTGATTTCTTTCGCGGCTGGACTGTTAATTTTCAGGAAAAACGAACCCAAATTAGCTGAGGTGCTCTAG
- a CDS encoding ABC transporter ATP-binding protein, with translation MAAIEVNNVSKKFKLFHERNQTIKSALMRGRISKHDEFWALQNVSFEIPTGSTFGLIGSNGSGKSTLLKILSRIYTPTSGRITYSGKMSALLEVGSGFHHELSGRENIYLNGSILGMSRKEIDRKFDEIVDFSGVEAFLDQPVKNYSSGMYVRLGFSVAISVQPEILIVDEVLAVGDAEFQEKCLLKFSQLKHDGKTVVLVTHSMASVVEMCDQAAWLEKGVLQTVGPAKQTVKKYLKSIKTA, from the coding sequence GTGGCGGCAATCGAGGTCAATAACGTCTCTAAAAAGTTCAAACTTTTTCATGAAAGAAACCAAACAATCAAATCTGCATTAATGAGGGGGAGGATTTCTAAACATGACGAATTTTGGGCACTTCAAAACGTTAGTTTTGAGATTCCAACTGGCTCTACTTTTGGCCTTATAGGTAGTAATGGGTCTGGTAAGTCAACTTTGTTGAAGATTCTCTCAAGAATCTACACACCTACCTCAGGCCGGATAACGTACTCCGGTAAAATGTCAGCCTTGTTAGAAGTGGGCTCAGGATTCCACCATGAACTTTCAGGGAGAGAGAACATTTACCTAAACGGCTCAATTTTAGGAATGTCACGAAAAGAAATCGATAGAAAGTTTGATGAAATCGTCGATTTTTCGGGAGTCGAAGCATTCCTCGATCAACCGGTAAAAAATTATTCTTCAGGTATGTATGTGCGTCTTGGGTTTTCTGTAGCAATTAGTGTCCAGCCAGAAATTTTAATTGTTGATGAAGTTTTGGCGGTTGGGGATGCCGAATTTCAGGAAAAGTGCTTACTTAAGTTCTCTCAGTTGAAGCATGACGGCAAAACCGTTGTGCTTGTTACACACTCGATGGCTTCTGTTGTTGAAATGTGCGACCAGGCGGCATGGCTTGAAAAGGGCGTTCTCCAAACGGTTGGACCTGCAAAGCAAACAGTGAAGAAATACCTTAAATCAATCAAAACTGCCTGA
- a CDS encoding glycosyltransferase, which translates to MASIDVLIPVFNRPNETRRAIQSVLSQSVLPDGLIIVDDASSDPEIKSLLTEFSEKYPFITLIFHEENTGIVGAQNSGVSASKSEYIAFLDCDDWLAGNAIQTVLQFLKQNPSEYVFTDRIEVSEKDELKIENLVQYGGQFHRKGREAHSEILLDHMIASHLKIVSKKAIESVGMFEEGTSGVQDWDLALKVSEVFELAYLPQPLYFHSLHPNQDTISNKVANIYKTNQVRRNAQTRRFTSVVPEHNPTGKQMWRGICETLPSFAAELSLSSWMFCKDSHNSWKLLPLNSIYFDEGPEIEIVELFLVSSFPISPQVLKSLWKVRPKRPLIGAFVTSRMIDYYRWNNSYFDYLVCSSTETEIALLGYCLEEVIVH; encoded by the coding sequence ATGGCAAGCATTGACGTACTCATTCCAGTCTTCAACAGGCCAAATGAAACTAGGCGAGCTATCCAAAGTGTACTTAGCCAGTCAGTTCTCCCCGATGGCTTAATTATTGTCGACGATGCATCGAGTGATCCAGAAATCAAATCTTTACTTACAGAGTTTTCAGAAAAGTACCCGTTTATTACCCTGATTTTTCACGAGGAAAACACTGGCATTGTTGGAGCACAGAATTCAGGAGTAAGTGCTTCCAAATCTGAATATATTGCCTTCCTAGATTGTGATGATTGGCTGGCGGGAAACGCTATCCAAACTGTGCTCCAATTCCTCAAACAAAACCCCTCAGAATACGTTTTTACAGATCGAATTGAAGTTTCTGAAAAAGATGAGCTCAAAATTGAGAATTTAGTTCAATATGGTGGCCAATTTCACAGAAAAGGTAGAGAAGCTCATAGTGAAATTCTTCTCGATCACATGATTGCATCTCATTTGAAAATAGTCTCCAAAAAAGCTATTGAATCAGTGGGAATGTTCGAGGAAGGCACATCTGGAGTTCAAGATTGGGATCTAGCTCTCAAGGTCTCCGAGGTTTTTGAATTGGCCTATCTTCCTCAGCCTCTTTACTTCCATAGCCTCCATCCAAACCAAGACACAATTTCAAATAAAGTTGCAAATATATATAAAACAAATCAAGTAAGGCGGAATGCACAAACAAGGCGTTTTACATCCGTAGTTCCAGAGCACAACCCCACTGGAAAGCAAATGTGGAGAGGAATATGTGAAACACTTCCCAGTTTTGCGGCAGAACTTTCGCTTAGCTCATGGATGTTTTGTAAAGACTCCCACAATTCCTGGAAACTCTTGCCCCTAAACAGTATTTATTTTGACGAAGGCCCAGAGATTGAAATCGTGGAATTATTCCTCGTAAGTTCTTTTCCGATCTCTCCGCAAGTGCTCAAATCTTTATGGAAAGTCCGACCAAAACGGCCTTTGATAGGGGCATTTGTGACGTCAAGAATGATTGACTACTACCGATGGAACAATAGCTATTTTGATTATCTGGTTTGTTCCAGCACTGAAACCGAAATTGCGTTATTGGGATATTGCTTAGAGGAAGTTATTGTCCACTAG
- a CDS encoding glycosyltransferase family 2 protein: MNPEVSVIIPCYNQGHFLGDSLKSASISSKQDLEIIIVNDGSTDAVTLRKLDEIVSLQQNNIRVVNQTNKGLSSARNTGVIQSSGSFIKFLDADDLLVSGSIDKQLEFFQEFPALDVVIDDFEYTDIFRSHFWREEPSTVANFDFKWEDFFSFWESGLTIPIHAALFRKNAIEKIPFHEGIKAKEDWVFWCDLAANSLSMHYTGLTGCVYRVHGSNMTKDKTKMAFYWLEAFQIILKNARKREIDIPIEDILRLQSHFNDFYARQLQEKSQNLSHETLSKILNIWN; encoded by the coding sequence ATGAATCCTGAAGTATCTGTCATTATTCCTTGTTACAACCAAGGCCACTTTCTTGGTGATTCCCTGAAATCGGCATCTATTTCCTCTAAGCAAGACTTGGAAATAATCATTGTCAACGATGGCTCAACAGACGCTGTTACCTTGAGGAAATTAGACGAGATAGTTTCACTCCAACAGAACAACATCAGAGTAGTGAATCAAACAAATAAAGGCCTCTCTTCTGCAAGAAACACAGGCGTAATTCAATCCAGCGGTTCGTTTATCAAATTTCTAGACGCTGATGACCTCCTGGTTAGCGGAAGCATAGATAAGCAACTCGAATTTTTTCAAGAATTCCCTGCCCTGGATGTTGTAATTGATGATTTCGAATACACAGATATTTTCAGAAGTCACTTTTGGCGTGAAGAACCTTCAACGGTAGCCAACTTCGATTTTAAATGGGAAGATTTTTTTTCATTTTGGGAATCAGGACTAACCATTCCTATTCACGCTGCACTGTTTAGAAAAAACGCGATAGAAAAAATACCATTTCATGAAGGCATTAAGGCCAAAGAGGACTGGGTATTTTGGTGCGATTTAGCAGCAAATAGTCTTTCAATGCATTACACGGGCTTGACCGGTTGTGTTTACCGTGTTCATGGCTCCAATATGACAAAAGACAAAACAAAAATGGCTTTTTATTGGTTAGAGGCTTTCCAGATAATCCTAAAAAATGCGAGGAAAAGGGAGATCGACATTCCTATTGAAGACATCTTGAGGCTGCAGTCACATTTCAATGATTTTTATGCACGACAATTACAAGAAAAGTCTCAGAACTTGAGTCATGAGACATTATCAAAAATTCTAAACATATGGAATTGA
- a CDS encoding class I SAM-dependent methyltransferase codes for MAHKEQAYFCEQVRNLHPRYFYNTFVVDIGSLDINGSNRELFSDCLYLGVDLSIGKNVDLICKGHELGLPDESVDVIISTEVFEHDIHYPETIQNIIRMLKPGGLFLFTCATTGRPEHGTKATTIQDAPFLEDAGWPDYYKNLTEADIEKVVNLKSVFSEYQFSVNHSTHDLYFWGIKRGQPRFRDNYSFLVWESRVERDSIRTKVRNSELEKQVEDLTTALTESTNLIDHLQSQQKPYGSGQFNFNEDVICSPLSFSSLLSGKEGEWHSFNQLKVTRTLKNKIVTRFGLIHSWKLKKHKELIQNSIFFDAEWYRWAYSDIERSDVDPATHFLEHGATEGRNPSPYFDTKFYCYQNPDVSLSGINPLVHYILYGILEGRVASPIVRIDTKTQDIQAKGQSFQSSLHFDLGTMSLVAPQKNLTQKISETVELIKILAEIEYES; via the coding sequence ATGGCGCACAAGGAGCAAGCTTACTTTTGTGAGCAAGTCAGAAATTTACATCCCCGTTACTTCTACAACACATTCGTTGTTGACATTGGATCACTCGACATAAATGGAAGTAATCGAGAGCTCTTCAGTGACTGCCTTTATCTTGGCGTCGATTTATCGATTGGGAAAAATGTTGACTTAATTTGTAAGGGTCACGAATTGGGGCTCCCCGACGAATCTGTGGATGTCATCATCTCAACCGAGGTTTTCGAGCATGACATCCACTATCCCGAAACTATCCAAAACATAATTAGAATGTTGAAGCCAGGAGGGTTATTTCTTTTTACTTGCGCCACAACTGGCAGGCCAGAACATGGAACAAAGGCTACAACAATCCAGGATGCCCCTTTTCTAGAGGATGCCGGTTGGCCAGATTATTACAAGAATCTAACTGAAGCCGATATTGAAAAAGTAGTAAACTTAAAGTCTGTTTTTTCTGAGTATCAATTTTCGGTCAATCATTCAACTCATGACCTATATTTTTGGGGAATAAAACGTGGTCAGCCAAGATTTAGAGACAACTATTCATTCCTCGTTTGGGAATCACGAGTTGAAAGAGATTCTATTAGAACAAAAGTTAGAAATTCCGAACTTGAAAAACAGGTAGAAGACTTAACTACCGCCCTCACGGAATCAACAAATTTGATTGACCATCTTCAAAGTCAACAAAAACCATATGGAAGTGGGCAGTTTAATTTCAATGAAGATGTAATCTGCTCTCCTCTATCTTTTTCGTCTTTACTTTCAGGGAAGGAGGGAGAATGGCATTCTTTCAATCAATTGAAAGTTACACGAACATTGAAAAACAAAATAGTTACAAGATTTGGGTTAATTCATTCGTGGAAACTAAAGAAACACAAAGAATTAATTCAAAATTCTATCTTTTTCGATGCCGAGTGGTACAGATGGGCATACTCGGATATCGAACGCTCTGATGTCGATCCTGCTACTCATTTTCTGGAACATGGGGCTACGGAGGGAAGGAATCCTTCTCCTTACTTCGACACTAAGTTTTATTGCTACCAAAATCCTGATGTCTCATTATCGGGAATCAACCCATTAGTTCACTACATACTCTATGGAATTTTGGAGGGGCGAGTAGCTAGCCCCATTGTCAGAATTGACACCAAAACTCAAGATATACAAGCAAAAGGCCAATCGTTCCAATCGTCGTTACATTTTGATTTAGGAACAATGTCTTTAGTGGCTCCACAGAAAAATTTGACTCAGAAAATATCTGAAACTGTTGAATTGATAAAGATACTGGCGGAAATTGAATATGAATCCTGA
- a CDS encoding glycosyltransferase family 2 protein → MKPIFQEKITFLIEDTLPKNSKKKIHNWAAALSKTVGGVNIEELKMLGNENNSEIKAAISRSDCDRIVFIFEPITPRTRFTSKFVDELSQNKDSDVIYFDSREVQRPEFSPERLRGQNYLGPFVIFKRETINEIPGLSFKFGTTSLWSLTLSLFLQKKVISHGKTQIFHEAFLEPREVTLQESEYIRNTIHDFLDQPNGGECVEVISAELFPSRRFAQTDTLISIIIPTRGTKDPHDQKPLLIRTIESVESTTKHLNIEYVVVVDEGYDSSVIQELEEITGPRLSLVLWNEAFNFSKKMNLGFVHSQGEFILLLNDDIEVISKGWLEALLSLAQLPNAGMVGAMLYYEDGTIQHAGHAYYHGSPTHIGLNAPRGSKGPRGALLVERELSGVTAACAMMPREVFKRVGGFSALLPGNFNDVDLCLKVGWAGYDVYWTPFAELFHFESKTRDAHVHYYELDIIAERWGPRLEDNRFWSNHPSDVT, encoded by the coding sequence ATGAAACCAATTTTCCAAGAAAAAATAACCTTCCTAATAGAAGATACTCTTCCGAAAAATAGCAAAAAAAAGATACACAATTGGGCTGCGGCGCTGTCCAAGACCGTTGGTGGTGTCAACATCGAAGAGCTGAAAATGTTGGGGAATGAAAATAACAGCGAAATTAAAGCTGCTATTTCAAGAAGTGATTGCGACAGAATTGTCTTCATTTTTGAACCCATTACCCCAAGAACTAGATTTACGTCTAAGTTTGTTGACGAACTTTCCCAAAATAAAGATTCAGATGTAATTTATTTTGATTCTCGAGAAGTGCAACGACCAGAGTTCTCACCGGAAAGGCTCCGAGGGCAAAACTACTTGGGCCCTTTTGTCATATTTAAGCGTGAAACTATCAATGAAATTCCTGGTTTAAGTTTCAAGTTCGGGACAACAAGTTTGTGGAGTTTGACTCTAAGTTTATTCCTTCAAAAAAAAGTGATATCTCATGGGAAAACACAAATTTTTCACGAGGCTTTCTTGGAGCCACGGGAAGTTACTCTTCAAGAATCTGAATACATTCGCAACACAATTCATGATTTCCTCGATCAACCAAACGGCGGAGAGTGTGTTGAAGTAATTAGTGCGGAATTATTTCCGTCAAGGCGTTTTGCACAGACAGACACACTTATTTCCATCATTATTCCTACTCGAGGAACAAAAGATCCCCACGACCAAAAACCACTTCTGATTAGAACAATAGAAAGTGTTGAAAGTACAACAAAACACCTAAATATTGAATATGTAGTAGTCGTTGATGAGGGATACGACTCCTCTGTAATCCAGGAGTTGGAGGAAATTACAGGGCCCAGATTAAGTCTTGTTCTGTGGAACGAAGCATTCAATTTTTCTAAGAAAATGAATTTAGGTTTCGTGCATTCTCAAGGTGAATTCATACTTCTACTCAACGATGACATAGAAGTTATTTCAAAAGGTTGGTTAGAGGCGCTCCTATCATTGGCACAATTGCCCAACGCCGGGATGGTTGGGGCCATGTTGTACTACGAGGATGGCACCATCCAACATGCTGGTCATGCCTATTACCATGGATCGCCAACGCACATTGGCCTCAACGCGCCTCGAGGTTCTAAAGGTCCACGAGGTGCTCTATTGGTAGAACGTGAACTTTCAGGAGTTACGGCAGCATGCGCAATGATGCCAAGAGAAGTGTTTAAGCGCGTTGGGGGATTTTCGGCGCTTCTACCCGGAAACTTCAATGACGTGGATTTGTGCTTGAAAGTTGGTTGGGCGGGATACGACGTTTATTGGACCCCGTTTGCTGAACTATTCCATTTCGAAAGCAAAACCAGAGATGCACATGTGCATTATTACGAACTAGATATCATTGCAGAACGATGGGGGCCAAGGCTGGAAGATAACAGATTTTGGTCCAACCATCCCAGTGACGTTACATAG
- a CDS encoding glycosyltransferase family 2 protein produces MDTLNAVDTSSWIVIPLYNEETVIGEVVKELRAQFKYVVCIDDGSADNSATIAEEAGAIVIKHPINLGQGAALQTGIEYALQNKECEYIVTFDADGQHQLIDAQNMLSLAREKKLGMVFGSRFLDSRTKPGFAKKIILKTAVWVSNLMSPIKLTDAHNGLRVLSRQAAENLDLKQDRMAHASEIVVQLGKTQLPWAEYPVEVLYTEYSKSKGQPIINAVNILVELIVK; encoded by the coding sequence GTGGATACCCTTAACGCCGTAGATACCAGTTCCTGGATTGTTATCCCCTTGTATAACGAAGAAACCGTAATTGGTGAAGTCGTCAAGGAGCTTAGGGCTCAATTCAAGTATGTAGTTTGCATTGATGATGGTAGTGCGGACAATTCAGCAACAATTGCGGAAGAAGCTGGCGCTATCGTCATCAAACATCCAATAAATCTTGGTCAGGGGGCAGCACTTCAGACCGGTATCGAATACGCTCTGCAAAACAAAGAATGCGAATACATTGTTACCTTCGATGCAGACGGGCAACATCAGCTCATCGACGCACAGAATATGCTTTCTCTTGCCCGTGAAAAGAAACTTGGAATGGTATTTGGTTCTCGTTTTTTAGACAGCAGAACGAAACCCGGATTTGCCAAAAAAATAATACTTAAGACAGCAGTTTGGGTTTCAAATCTCATGAGCCCAATCAAACTTACAGATGCGCACAATGGATTGCGGGTCCTAAGTCGGCAAGCTGCCGAGAATCTAGATTTGAAGCAAGATCGAATGGCTCATGCAAGTGAAATAGTCGTTCAGCTTGGAAAGACTCAGTTACCGTGGGCAGAGTATCCAGTGGAAGTGTTGTATACGGAATATTCAAAATCAAAAGGCCAGCCCATCATTAACGCAGTGAATATACTCGTCGAACTGATTGTGAAATGA
- a CDS encoding DUF2304 domain-containing protein, with translation MWVQIALILALIFVLVYLVRSKPSAKQLAIGRLVIIFAVICGVVVIIAPGVLTSFANFLGVGRGTDLLVYVLIIAFLINAVSNYKKNIETSRKITKLARAVCLENQHLRDEISKHTASKSD, from the coding sequence ATGTGGGTACAAATTGCTCTAATTCTCGCTCTGATTTTTGTACTTGTTTACCTTGTACGATCCAAACCGAGTGCTAAACAGCTAGCAATTGGGCGTCTTGTAATAATTTTTGCAGTCATTTGCGGAGTTGTAGTCATAATCGCTCCTGGCGTTTTGACCAGTTTTGCTAATTTCCTAGGTGTTGGTCGTGGAACTGACTTACTCGTTTACGTACTGATAATCGCTTTTTTGATTAATGCTGTCTCAAATTACAAAAAAAATATTGAAACATCACGAAAAATAACAAAACTTGCAAGGGCGGTGTGCCTTGAGAATCAACATCTTAGGGATGAAATCTCGAAACATACTGCTTCCAAGAGCGACTAG
- a CDS encoding glycosyltransferase family 2 protein — protein sequence MKSVDVVIPVYGNWETVRQCLMSLNSQSTEVSIIVVDDCSPDDTAENIVSSFPNIRLIQNSKNLGFAKTCNRGIASGDSDLVVLVNSDVVADRYMVENLQKTFEENPEVGSATPLLLKPNGLVDGFGITVDSTLSGFVRYSGRTVEQLREYFPPVLAAYGAVAAFRRKALDQVGLLDENIFMYGEELDLGLRLIASGWKSEAVISATGVHIGGASIGLGSPGQREKSGFGRGYILKSYGVLKTRFAARALVTEVLVCIADTIIHRDLAAIRGRILGWKVGRYAPEKPKIKDIKLADISFLKSMRLRSSKVMF from the coding sequence ATGAAATCTGTTGACGTTGTAATCCCCGTTTATGGAAATTGGGAGACTGTTCGCCAATGTTTGATGTCACTAAATTCTCAATCAACCGAAGTAAGTATCATCGTTGTTGATGATTGCAGTCCTGATGACACGGCCGAGAATATAGTCTCCAGTTTTCCTAATATTCGCCTAATCCAGAATTCGAAAAATCTAGGTTTCGCAAAAACTTGCAACAGGGGAATTGCCTCCGGGGATTCAGACTTAGTTGTTTTAGTTAACAGCGATGTAGTTGCTGATAGATACATGGTTGAAAATCTTCAAAAAACTTTTGAGGAAAATCCTGAAGTCGGCAGCGCTACCCCGTTACTTCTCAAGCCAAATGGTCTTGTTGATGGTTTTGGAATAACAGTTGATTCGACACTTTCAGGTTTTGTTCGTTATTCAGGCAGAACGGTGGAACAATTACGTGAATACTTCCCTCCGGTTTTAGCTGCTTACGGAGCTGTTGCTGCCTTCAGGAGAAAAGCGCTTGACCAGGTTGGATTACTTGATGAAAACATATTTATGTATGGCGAAGAGCTAGATCTGGGTTTACGCCTTATTGCAAGTGGTTGGAAGAGTGAAGCTGTTATAAGCGCAACTGGGGTCCACATTGGAGGGGCAAGTATAGGGCTAGGGTCTCCAGGACAAAGAGAAAAATCTGGTTTTGGTCGCGGGTATATCCTCAAATCTTACGGTGTGCTAAAAACCAGATTTGCTGCTAGGGCTTTGGTTACAGAGGTGCTTGTCTGTATCGCAGACACGATAATTCACCGAGACCTCGCTGCAATACGAGGAAGAATCCTCGGTTGGAAAGTTGGTCGATATGCTCCCGAGAAACCAAAAATCAAGGACATTAAACTTGCCGATATCTCATTCCTGAAAAGTATGAGGTTACGAAGTTCAAAGGTGATGTTTTGA